Part of the Deltaproteobacteria bacterium genome, CGTCCGGCCGCCTTCGCGGATCGCAAAACGAAGCTCTTTCTCCATGGCGATGGGCATGATCAGGTTCACTTCGACGCTCACGTTGTCTCCCGGCATCACCAT contains:
- the tuf gene encoding elongation factor Tu (EF-Tu; promotes GTP-dependent binding of aminoacyl-tRNA to the A-site of ribosomes during protein biosynthesis; when the tRNA anticodon matches the mRNA codon, GTP hydrolysis results; the inactive EF-Tu-GDP leaves the ribosome and release of GDP is promoted by elongation factor Ts; many prokaryotes have two copies of the gene encoding EF-Tu), with protein sequence MVMPGDNVSVEVNLIMPIAMEKELRFAIREGGRTVGAGVISDIIE